Proteins from a genomic interval of Phlebotomus papatasi isolate M1 chromosome 3, Ppap_2.1, whole genome shotgun sequence:
- the LOC129807071 gene encoding sphingosine-1-phosphate phosphatase 2-like, whose amino-acid sequence MGEVREYLEFLKSPHLVVKVQEFFGIVYKDEATTATATNGIVKSPKKRQKANKSPSKEVPQKLPKQQEDDENSPAEEELRCRITNKFWYWLFVVGTELGDEIFYASFIPFWFWNIDGAVGRRMVMVWALVMYVGQGLKDIIRCPRPGHPVQRLQKKWALEYGLPSTHAMVSVAIPFSVLIYTLDRYQYSASVGLCISILWSTVICLSRIYLGMHSVLDIGAGLFLTGILMLPLIPLVDWADYYILSHKFSPVLLTIVSILLIAIYPRADRWTPTRGDTTLCLAVCVGIHIGAWINYQAGDMKVPTTEPPYPVIWPSHRLLGQILLRTVLGLCAIVATRAIAKSVSYAFICAVLGKSQDQIRRSEDTLQNRPKILVDLFYKYFTYFWIGFNTQYLLPNFFKLLGIGRPDFYTEI is encoded by the exons ATGGGAGAAGTTCGGGAGTATTTAGAATTTCTCAAAAGTCCACATTTAGTGGTGAAAGTGCAAGAATTCTTTGGGATAGTGTACAAAGATGAGGCTACAACCGCAACAGCCACCAATGGCATAGTAAAAAGTCCCAAAAAACGACAAAAAGCCAACAAATCTCCCTCCAAGGAAGTCCCCCAGAAACTGCCAAAGCAGCAGGAGGATGATGAGAACAGTCCGGCAGAGGAGGAACTGAGATGTCGAATAACCAATAAATTCTGGTATTGGCTATTTGTGGTGGGCACAGAGCTGGGAGATGAGATTTTCTATGCATCCTTCATCCCATTCTGGTTCTGGAATATTGACGGAGCCGTTGGGCGGCGGATGGTGATGGTATGGGCACTGGTGATGTATGTTGGTCAGGGACTGAAGGATATAATTAGATGTCCACGCCCTGGGCATCCAGTGCAGAGATTGCAGAAGAAATGGGCTCTGGAATATGGACTGCCCTCAACGCATGCCATGGTGTCCGTAGCTATACCCTTCTCCGTGCTCATCTACACACTGGACAGGTACCAGTATTCAGCCTCCGTGGGACTCTGCATCTCAATCCTGTGGAGCACAGTCATCTGCCTCAGTCGCATCTACCTGGGAATGCACAGTGTGCTG GACATCGGAGCTGGATTGTTCCTTACTGGCATTCTCATGCTCCCTCTGATTCCTCTCGTGGACTGGGCAGACTACTACATCCTCTCGCACAAATTCTCCCCTGTTCTACTCACCATCGTGTCCATCCTCCTGATTGCCATCTACCCAAGAGCCGATCGCTGGACGCCCACGCGCGGAGACACAACCCTGTGTCTGGCCGTCTGCGTTGGCATTCACATTGGTGCTTGGATCAACTACCAGGCCGGTGACATGAAGGTGCCCACCACGGAGCCCCCTTATCCCGTCATCTGGCCCTCGCATCGATTGCTGGGCCAGATTCTGCTGCGCACAGTTCTGGGTCTGTGTGCCATCGTAGCCACCAGAGCCATCGCCAAATCCGTGTCATATGCCTTCATCTGTGCCGTCCTGGGCAAATCTCAGGATCAGATACGTCGTTCTGAGGATACTCTCCAGAATCGACCAAAGATCCTTGTAGATCTCTTCTACAAGTACTTCACGTACTTCTGGATAGGCTTCAATACGCAATATCTCCTGCCCAATTTCTTCAAGCTTCTGGGTATTGGACGTCCGGACTTCTACACTGAGATTTAA